Proteins from a genomic interval of Colletes latitarsis isolate SP2378_abdomen chromosome 3, iyColLati1, whole genome shotgun sequence:
- the LOC143340510 gene encoding uncharacterized protein LOC143340510 isoform X2 yields MTDSIETALYMSSDEEIFDTRFLVCESSNKNKVSMTLSPKKQRSNGTNMFINAAEHRSCVQRKRSKLIASKTHLTNKNSIVDSLYKLCKPVSIRLTKLSKSEIMRACNYNSHLSKKCSSEIHSKHKHEWKKKKIALRAKRKRFCRSQMSNPCGSNNNVQAQIVAVNKKQTFTRHKRHMINLLKSIRQPQIRLYKIDRVIDKITKSLANTISNKVFIANDQTQQLSLNDNRGINPRNETTGSSIFVQTSHQIQDNSNKVHKINNKQTLKRKPEIVHDIDNNRCSNGNINKDLFNIDLRRTKRFKLNSLKKNLDTFVSSEEHELISKSQKSINELEMESNQKENVPNELNNFLSNQAKDVLEDTFQENIHNVAVERMEGGCVSSVTKSIAPVPVSANNCQNESGSVTEDSNLNNKMRVQQDRSSKNRSVSKNHEKSCKDVFSKEECSTTASSSPENISTKGPKSSTLIEDAVNTTTSEGVSNKYSFTKSASEVLSSWTEKLQNTWSRNDKFEKLLSNVRLLENKDVNKPKFGIAKTSAFRDDSFISGNKISRSTLHFKSTSFVNYEMNLNEKTNSTKIFPRKCREFIDKADSNKDNIFSGMYKCIFCDQNFEKYPVLQQHLSEHTLKQKTISAEKPKETELLHSSNGKITPQVVSAISKNKNKKKSQSKESQKKVTQMKISSLRKLKSSKDTNECEDTICTICTICLQEFPSRAALAAHIYTHTESELQEAYKVEKEKLEKLQEKLEEKRQLIEITKSNIRESAIAKEKKTRNNANDNIKKCSKIANKKDKNCSELSVKHAQDSSVTAHSENKILEPEKLIDKDETSEPTVLNENESRTVQTFSLQNKSEKEKTNKVANVKKKFTVCQCHNKSEVSLSYLQIEVILLCHVCRVLFRTLECFETHYRLPEYAACNQNCLDSGRSPNLFCASCGMSCSSAEDVRNHLETHFRFKQNCTMDFRCNICKVMFIGVGSLFYTHWSKHAKDPFWIANEQSFPKTSVIHLKSKKDTFIQVAENICCKCRLPFITESDLKKHELICKILNSITNTCTVQKQPIIRLICSLCGGIYFDKIELYKHMRTKHKFGFTPQFICLTVAMSKKIYICSICMEASNNMNNFEEHWIVHNTNHPYFLCTYCETNFNTLDSYLEHAKGHESKMKEDMLSCRINYRKCEFICEPCIIGFGSKKSLTDHQHAHKVPHRSMKPMNNEILNQTSSASTPETNSVSNVAELKTSIIEKKEEKSKEKEVNVDDETIENNAQKCSTKSSRDIDKEKLVNILEGNEEDSENELIIDLTDNLTEVCDESTRKDKTKEKQIASTPALNVLSDPRTCMISENTEVGAFVKNTLKQKPSQNVVTTLAVSDQVTQSLTNVTDVLSSKDTVTLTSSQNITSNQETSESNAQVNDTNNLQSITSVNKDSSSTTDASLKPKQGLLRVKTIAELTEDTNSVYSCYSCNCSFKCSDDIMQHLIMHATQSQQMEQQKVRKSNPIPLQIINEPGGTSNMVKIACGNAMSQRTINQVHQDVSVVSSAHQNRPVYQIPVTSTLESTKSHNASIIENQQLQLQSNTNRKEYSLSSAQTLPPAYHKNLPPCNIVQRMVLPRPSIQKKGVTIRAVTRIPPSATCSDIQYQNSQKHQEASRSKTDLNPTPLVLPQMQAVSMITSNNSKYQNKCQVRPQYNANNLTRVFVHKSHTQFPHKEQQMMNEAVGSKSYVGNPVTTNKVNFTSNDQTLKQGLLQPTLNQSRTNKLNTTVLHDNRNFATNDPNNYNQMPIQSQQMGLDRSVVKNTTTSHQYKNSTPGGVLIVQTAPSISNISTINVLQQQGQQQQQQQQQQHHHQQQQQQQTYQPLVYNDSVVTMDPFMQQSQSVINYTGSNNYQMVSNRYVTPTDESIVIYDAREQLPRQLICSYCPTPVSFVSKELFNLHINQYHKIVCDICGVTLYSFNELNIHRSEHQFM; encoded by the exons atgacAGATTCTATTGAAACAGcattgtatatgagttctgatgaagaaatattcgatacacgttttcttgtttgtgaaTCTTCTAATAAGAATAAAGTAAGCATGACATTGTCACCAAAAAAGCAAAGATCCAACGGTACGAACATGTTTATAAATGCAGCAGAACATAGATCTTGCGTTCAAAGAAAAAGATCCAAGTTGATTGCAAGCAAGACTCATTTAACAAATAAAAACAGTATTGTAGATTCATTATACAAGTTATGTAAGCCAGTATCTATAAGACTTACAAAATTATCCAAGTCAGAAATAATGAGAGCCTGTAATTATAATTCACATTTGTCTAAAAAATGTTCAAGTGAAATACATAGTAAACATAAACATGAATGGAAGAAGAAAAAGATTGCCTTAAGAGCAAAAAGAAAAAGATTTTGCCGTAGTCAGATGTCAAATCCATGTGGCTCAAATAATAATGTTCAGGCTCAAATTGTAGCAGTTAATAAGAAACAGACATTTACTAGACATAAACGACATatgataaatttattaaaaagcaTTAGACAACCACAGATAAGATTATATAAAATAGACAGAGTGATTGATAAAATAACAAAGTCACTTGCAAacacaatttcaaataaagtaTTCATTGCAAATGATCAGACACAACAGTTATCATTAAACGACAATAGGGGTATAAATCCTAGAAATGAGACAACCGGAAGTTCAATATTCGTGCAAACCAGTCATCAGATCCAGGAcaatagtaataaagtacacaaAATTAACAATAAGCAGACATTGAAACGTAAACCTGAGATTGTACATGATATAGATAATAATAGATGTAGCAATGGAAATATAAATAAGGACTTATTTAACATTGATCTAAGAAGAACAAAAAGATTCAAGTTAAATTCATTAAAGAAGAATTTGGACACTTTTGTATCCAGTGAAGAGCATGAATTGATTAGCAAATCACAGAAAAGTATCAACGAGTTGGAGATGGAATCGaaccaaaaagaaaatgttCCCAATgaattaaataactttttaagcaaTCAAGCAAAGGACGTTTTGGAGGATACATTCCAAGAAAATATTCACAATGTTGCAGTTGAAAGAATGGAGGGAGGTTGTGTTTCCAG TGTAACCAAAAGTATTGCACCTGTACCAGTTAGTGCAAATAATTGTCAGAATGAAAGTGGCTCGGTCACTGAAgattcaaatttaaataataagatGAGAGTACAGCAGGATAGAAGTTCAAAAAATCGAAGTGTTTCTAAAAATCATGAAAAATCCTGCAAAGATGTTTTTTCTAAAGAAGAATGTTCTACAACTGCATCGTCTTCTCCAGAAAATATTTCTACCAAAGGACCTAAATCTTCTACTCTGATTGAAGATGCTGTTAATACAACAACATCAGAAGGTGTATCtaataaatattcttttacaAAATCTGCTAGCGAGGTATTAAGTTCTTGGACAGAAAAATTACAGAACACATGGTCTCGCAATGataagtttgaaaaattacttagCAATGTTAGACTTTTAGAAAATAAAGATGTCAATAAACCTAAATTTGGCATTGCCAAAACTAGCGCTTTTAGAGATGATAGTTTTATTTCAGGAAATAAGATCTCTCGATCTACGTTGCATTTTAAAAGTACGAGTTTCGTGAATTACGAAATGAATCTAAACGAAAAAACTaattccactaaaatttttccaagaaaGTGCAGGGAGTTTATAGACAAAGCAGATAGTAATAAAGACAAtatattttctggtatgtataaaTGCATATTTTGCGATCAAAATTTTGAAAAGTATCCCGTTCTGCAACAACATCTATCCGAACATACACTAAAACAGAAAACCATTTCCGCTGAAAAACCAAAAGAAACAGAATTATTGCACTCTTCTAATGGAAAAATTACTCCGCAAGTGGTATCAGCgattagtaaaaataaaaataagaaaaagtcaCAGTCGAAGGAGTCTCAAAAAAAGGTCACACAAATGAAAATCAGTTCGTTGAGGAAACTTAAATCTTCGAAGGACACGAACGAGTGCGAGGATACTATTTGTACTATTTGTACTATTTGTTTGCAGGAATTTCCATCAAGAGCTGCATTGGCAGCTCACATTTATACGCATACGGAAAGCGAACTGCAAGAAGCGTATAaagttgaaaaagaaaaactggAAAAATTACAAGAAAAGCTAGAGGAAAAAAGACAGCTTATAGAAATAACAAAATCTAATATTAGAGAATCAGCTATCGCGAAAGAGAAGAAAACTAGAAACAACGCAAatgataatattaaaaaatgctcAAAAATTGCAAACAAAAAGGATAAGAATTGTTCAGAATTGTCAGTTAAACATGCGCAAGATAGTTCGGTAACGGCACATTCAGAGAATAAAATTCTTGAGCCAGAAAAGCTAATTGATAAGGATGAAACGAGCGAACCGACCGTCTTAAATGAAAATGAATCGAGAACAGTTCAGACGTTCTCTCTGCAAAATAAGTCGGAGAAAGAGAAAACGAATAAAGTGGCTAATGTTAAGAAAAAATTCACAGTATGCCAATGTCACAACAAATCAGAAGTTAGTTTAAGTTATTTGCAGATTGAAGTAATTCTTCTTTGTCATGTTTGCAGAGTATTATTTCGAACACTGGAGTGTTTTGAGACTCATTATCGTCTTCCCGAATACGCAGCTTGCAATCAGAATTGTTTGGACAGTGGTCGATCTCCAAACCTATTCTGCGCTAGTTGCGGTATGTCGTGTAGTTCAGCCGAAGACGTGCGTAATCACCTAGAAACACATTTTCGTTTTAAGCAAAATTGCACGATGGACTTTCGATGCAACATTTGTAAAGTTATGTTCATCGGAGTTGGATCGCTTTTTTATACTCATTGGTCAAAACATGCAAAGGATCCATTTTGGATAGCTAACGAACAATCGTTTCCAAAAACTTCGGTGATACATTTGAAATCAAAGAAAGATACGTTCATTCAAGTGGCAGAAAACATCTGTTGTAAATGTAGGTTGCCCTTTATTACTGAAAGTGATTTAAAGAAACATGAACTGATATGCAAGATACTTAACTCAATTACGAATACATGTACTGTACAGAAGCAACCAATAATACGCTTGATTTGTAGTTTATGCGGTGGTATTTATTTTGATAAGATAGAATTATATAAACACATGAGAACCAAACACAAGTTTGGTTTTACGCCTCAATTCATATGTCTGACTGTCGCGATGTCAAAGAAAATATACATTTGCAGTATTTGTATGGAAGCAAGCAACAATATGAATAATTTCGAAGAACATTGGATTGTACATAATACGAATCACCCATACTTCCTTTGTACGTATTGCGAAACGAATTTTAATACTTTGGACTCTTACCTAGAACACGCCAAAGGACATGAATCCAAAATGAAAGAAGACATGCTCTCCTGTAGAATAAATTACCGGAAATGCGAATTTATTTGCGAACCGTGTATTATTGGTTTCGGGTCTAAAAAAAGCTTAACCGATCACCAGCACGCTCATAAAGTACCGcatcggtcaatgaaacctatgaATAACGAGATATTAAATCAGACAAGTTCTGCATCGACTCCAGAAACAAACAGTGTTTCTAATGTTGCTGAATTAAAGACATCGATTATTGAAAAGAAAGAAGAGAAATCTAAGGAGAAGGAAGTAAACGTAGATGATGAAACAATAGAAAACAACGCGCAAAAATGTTCAACGAAATCCAGCAGAGATATCGACAAGGAAAAATTAGTTAATATATTAGAAGGAAACGAAGAGGATTCTGAAAATGAACTAATAATAGACTTGACGGACAATTTAACAGAAGTTTGTGACGAATCAACGAGGAAAGacaaaacgaaagaaaaacaaattgcGTCTACTCCTGCATTAAACGTATTATCCGATCCGCGAACTTGTATGATTTCTGAAAATACCGAAGTTGGTGCATTTGTTAAAAATACACTAAAGCAGAAACCTTCGCAGAACGTTGTAACAACTTTAGCAGTCTCCGACCAAGTAACCCAGAGCTTAACAAACGTGACAGATGTTTTATCTTCCAAAGATACAGTAACTTTAACATCTTCTCAGAACATCACTTCGAATCAGGAAACATCCGAAAGTAATGCACAAGTAAACGATACTAATAATTTACAATCTATCACATCCGTGAACAAGGATAGTTCGTCAACGACGGATGCCTCCTTAAAACCAAAGCAAGGTCTTTTACGCGTGAAAACTATCGCGGAACTTACAGAGGACACAAATTCTGTATATTCGTGTTACTCTTGTAATTGTTCTTTTAAATGTTCCGACGACATTATGCAACATTTGATCATGCACGCAACCCAAAGTCAACAAATGGAACAACAGAAAGTTAGAAAAAGCAATCCAATTCCTTTGCAAATAATAAACGAACCAGGCGGAACCAGTAACATGGTTAAAATTGCATGCGGCAATGCGATGTCGCAAAGAACGATAAATCAagttcatcaggacgtttccgtTGTGTCATCggcacatcaaaatcgtccagttTATCAAATACCAGTAACCAGCACCCTAGAATCTACAAAATCTCACAACGCATCAATAATCGAGAATCAACAGTTACAATTGCAATCAAACACGAATCGAAAGGAATATTCGCTTTCTTCTGCGCAAACTTTGCCACCGGCGTATCATAAAAACTTACCACCTTGTAACATTGTCCAAAGAATGGTCCTACCGCGGCCTTCGATTCAGAAGAAAGGAGTTACTATAAGAGCAGTAACACGAATACCGCCTTCGGCAACTTGTTCGGACATTCAATATCAAAACAGTCAGAAGCATCAAGAAGCATCCAGAAGCAAAACTGATTTAAATCCGACTCCCTTGGTATTGCCACAGATGCAAGCAGTGTCTATGATTACTTCAAATAATAGTAAATACCAAAATAAATGCCAAGTCCGTCCTCAATACAATGCAAACAATTTAACGAGAGTGTTTGTACACAAATCTCATACACAATTTCCTCACAAAGAACAACAAATGATGAATGAAGCGGTAGGAAGTAAAAGCTATGTTGGCAATCCGGTAACAACGAACAAAGTTAATTTCACGAGTAACGACCAAACCTTAAAACAAGGTCTACTGCAGCCTACTCTGAATCAGTCAAGAACAAATAAACTCAACACAACAGTTTTACATGATAATCGTAACTTTGCTACAAACGATCCGAATAACTACAATCAAATGCCTATACAAAGCCAACAAATGGGACTTGATCGATCGGTAgtgaaaaatactaccacttctCATCAATATAAAAATTCCACACCTGGTGGAGTGTTGATAGTTCAAACTGCACCTTCTATATCAAATATATCAACAATCAATGTATTGCAGCAACAaggacaacaacaacaacaacaacagcagcaacaacaccaccaccaacaacaacaacaacaacaaacaTATCAACCATTGGTTTATAATGATTCTGTAGTAACTATGGATCCATTCATGCAACAATCACAG AGCGTAATTAATTATACTGGATCAAACAATTACCAGATGGTATCCAATCGGTATGTGACTCCAACTGATGAAAGCATTGTAATCTATGACGCTAGGGAACAACTTCCAAGGCAGTTAATTTGTTCTTATTGCCCTACACCTGTTTCTTTTGTTTCCAAAGAATTGTTTAATCTACATATAAATCAATACCATAAAATTGTATGCGATATTTGTGGTGTGACTTTGTATAGTTTCAACGAACTGAATATTCATAGATCTGAACATCAGTTTATGTAA